In Montipora capricornis isolate CH-2021 chromosome 4, ASM3666992v2, whole genome shotgun sequence, the DNA window ATCAAACAGAGACCTTTCAGTACACATATTTTACTTCCTGTCACGCCCCAGGCGTCGGGAAAGGTTTCATAAAGGGAGAGGCACTCAGACTCCTCAGAACCAACTTCTCAGAACACACTTTCAAGGacaataaagaaaacttcagatTGCGCCTGTTCAAACGAGGCTACCCAGTCAACCTGGTTAACAACGTCCTTGCAGAAATACAATTCAAGGAGAGAGAGTCCGCCCTCAAGAATCAAAACAAAgggcaaaagaaaatattgcctttcgTCACGCAATACAATCCAGCAATACCTAACCTAAAGAAGATATTAATGAGCAAATGGCACCACATAGAAAATCAACCCTCACTAAGAGAGATTTATAAAGAAAAACCTATAATCTCTTACAAAAAAGGAAAGTCCCTGAAGGATATCCTAGTAAGAGCAAAACTTTAAAAGGTCAAGACACATAACACCATGACAAGGCTTCTAATATTAACATACAAAACAAACGAAGCTGCTCCTAAACATGCACCCAGGTCAAATACAAACTAACATGCGGAAAAAGAAGGATTCGTGTTAGGCCTGTCAACACCTTATaaaagttatgagatgtttcagatggcatatctccatttatacaaataaaatcaagttgcaccgtccacggcattgtaagaacaaaagggagctaGTTTTTTCGTAcacagggctcaaagtttatttttggttttgggagcacttgtgctACCAGGTGTAAATTTCTAGGTGCACTGCCAAAATTTTAGGCGCACAGCTAAAAATTTTAGGAGCACAGCTTAAAATACTGGTGGCaccaaaaaatcagaaaacttCAGACGTTGTGTGAGTAATCATTTATTTTTAACGATCCCTGTGTTTGTTTCGACTTTCAGGCTCTTACTGTACGTTGGAGATAACAATAATACTGTTACGTGTTTTTTAAATTAACCATCTCAATTTCACGTAGTATTACACTTCATGGTACGTTCAAGACAACAGAAAAATATGCATTCCGAGTTCCTTTTGAAATTAACATTAACACTGTCAGTTTACTGCTCAcaagtttcatttaattttgatttgtaaAAGTAATACACTTTTGGTTTAAAGCTGATACAGACTTAGACGTAGAACCACGTCATTAATACAACATCAACGCGATCATTCGAAATCCGGTGAGTCCCAtgaatcagcaactgaaattAATTCATCTGGCCATCTTCTGTAAGCAAAGTTAGGACGCCTTGATCTCTGACCACTGCTAAACCACTTGACAACTGCTGGTGTTGGGTCAAAAGCTTCTAATTCTGGTCCTTCCATACTGATGCGGATTAGGTCTTCTGTTGTCGACACGTTGGAGGCTGCTTCTTACATCAGAAGTGTCAGCGAAGTCTTTGCAAAACCGAAAGGGGCTGGGATGGAATGTAGACATTGAGCTACGAGTGACGGTACGGGTTCGGAGAAACCACAGGGGAAAACGACAAATAAGACAAACGCTGATGCAAGGAAAATGATGTAACTTTATTCTTTGGATCCTGATTGTGTCCTACCTACGAttgaatttattatttcaaGCTTCTGTTTCGTGTCTGACTAGTTGAAGTACATAAGGATGGTCAGGCAAGAAAGCAGAGTTGAGTGGCGATGAGTTCAGTCGCACTAAACTCCAGGATTTTTAGGCACGCAGGTGCGACCACACATGATTTTTCTGGCGCACAATTAAAAATCTAGTCGCAAGTGCGACCAGCTGGTCGCAAACTTTGAGCCCtaacacttatggcggattagtctcgaggacttcgcgagagctccgcgcaatcacgatggcattttcacttccggcgtttcaacagccgatcagatcacgagtttggtcggccaaaatttggccgaccgtccggaattcttgagaaacttttggtcaggcccaatattttagcgagcgacgacataagtgaaacatatgggcgaagctaaaaatgggcctgatcgcaggttacactATTCTAGACAACAATGACAATATTGATACTGCTTCTACTACGActactagagcggttttcaatttagtgtcgaaagcaattagcgaattgctttggtttatgattactgcACTCATTGATTGGGTTCACAGTTCTCAcgctactttttcaaccaatcagaagtgaaaccaaaaccaatcgtgactcgcgcgtgcacattttcccgcgctttgtgtcggctacctgTAATAACTTCTAGTTTTGATtagtttaccggattgtctccatcctttttgattggccaaagtaattactttggttttggttttgcgacactcgattgaaactcgctctatcattACTAATAGTATGGTTATATtcctagactttcactcaacaaaacgagcactgtgattggttgattcttggccacgtgcccctgatcaaattcaaatgtatcccgaccgggatacaattcggcagttgttgcccgctcgaTCCGGGTGTTCTGCTGTGActgttgaaggaaaagtctaaatatataacaaagcacttaatttctggtccctcgggaaactagttagttttgttttcccttgagtcctgatgtttccctcgacttcgtctcgggaaacatcaggactctcgggaaaacagaactaactgtttccctcggggcCATACATTAAGAGTATATTATTAACCTCTTGTTAACTGACCGCGAGGcctgtactggggaatattggcccgaggtcgtggcactGAGTGCGGACCGAGCGCAGTGAAAAACGAGGGCCAATATTACTcagtacggtcccgagcaagtgaggtttatagtaagttgtttattatatggcatcgtttctttgagcgaaCGGACACTTCTCCGCTTGATGAATGTTtgtaatcttcgtcttccatcagcgaactttAAACGGTAacctttcacatgtgaaaactAAGCTCTGCTTactacttcttcttcttttacgcCAAAGATCTCTCAGGATCCGTAGACGTACGCTGATTCTGGATTGTTATTCTTAATTCTCTCATCTCAGCAAGTCCAATAGCTTGCGATGACTTACTGCGTGCCCACTCACAGATGTCCTTTACTCAACTTCTCCGTGGCCTACCACGCCCTCTGTTTCCAGGGACTCGTCCATGCATGATGGTGTTAGCCACCCTAAGCTCACTGGGATGTCTCGTGACATGGCCAaagaatttcattttcctttcctgCGCAATTTGGAATAGGGGTTTCTGTACTCCAGCTGAAGCCTTTCACCTGTTCTTTCACTGACTCGTTTGTGTGTCTGTCCCTCCAAGAGATGCCCAGTAATCTTCTATAGCACTTAAATTCAAATGCATGGAGCTTCTTTAAAATTTCTTCGCTGTATGTCCAGGGTTCGCATCCGTAAAGTAAAACAGAAATCACAATCGATCGTAATAATCTCCGTTTCACCCCGAAGCTAATTTTTTGGCTTTTCCACAATTTATCCATTTTGATTAAAGACGACATAGCCATTGCTGCTCGTATCTTTACTTCAGTTGTCGATCTACCTGTATCAGGCATAATACAGCCCAAATACTTAAACTGCTTGACTTGCTCCAACTGCTTCCCAGACAACTTTACAGGTGATCTTAATGTTTCAGGTGTTTTACCTACTACAAAGATCTTACTCTTCTCTGCACTTATCTCCATTCCGAATCTCGTCGACTCTATGTTCAATCTATTGGTAAGGTCCCGTAGATCACTGCTGTTGTCTGTAATTAAAGCAATGTCATCAGCGAATGGAAGGTTATTCACCAGCAGACCTTGAACACAAATGCCAGCTGTGGACTCTTCGACTGATCTGCTTACAATCACCTCCAAAAAGACATTGAAAGGACTTGGCGACAAAACATAGCCTTGCTTCACCCCAACGCTACATGGGAATTTCGCGCTAAATTTCGCTCCGACCCTCACTTTGCTTGTTGACTTCGGATAAAGTTGCTCAAGTGCTCTCATAATGTCCTCATCTATCCCATATTTCCTCAGCACTGCCCATATAGCATCATGCCATACCCTATCAAAATGCTTTTCTGTAATCGACGAAATTCAAGAATACGTTTGAGTCGTGTTCGATGTCTGTCTACTTTTCGcacaatatttaatttgagaTTGGGTACCTGCTCCGCTGTTCCCCTTCCCGCTCTAAAACCTACCTGGCAATCATCCAACAGAGACTCCAAAGTTGGTGCAATTCTCCGACTTTTGAAGGATCTTTAACATTACTTTGCTAGCATGACTGATAAGTGCAATTGTTCTACGGTCAGCACACTTTTAAACGACGCCTTCTTTGAGATTGGAATCAGGACTGACGTTGTCCAGTCTTCAGGCCAAATTCCCGTTTTTAGAACTTTGTTGCAAATATCCTGCAGTATCTCTCTGACTTCCTCTCCACCATACTTCAGTAGCTCTCCTTGGATGTTATCCACCCAAGGGGATTTGTTGTCTTTTAGACTTCTCACAGCTTCTTTGACCTCCACCTTAATAATCGGCGGAGCTATTTCATTTGGTGCTGCAGCACTCCTCAAGATGTCCAGTAATAGTATTGTGTCATTCTTATCAGTTTGATAATTGTACAGCTACTCACAATACTCTTTCCATCTCCCTAGAACATCTTCAAAGTCATTTAACATCTTCCCATCCCTGCTTTCAATGATAGTTGTTGCTTGCTTTGGGTTTCTATGAAGATTATTCTCAATAATCTCGCATTTCTCGTTGATCCACCTTTCTTTCGCAATTCTTAAGTCTTTCTTAACAGCTTTGTTTGCCTCTTTATAACTTTGCATGtctataataattacaattgtactgttgtgattaaaaaaaaaaaaatgaaaaaaaaacttcaattccgctttttgaaaactttttgtgttttgttcaaCTTGCATTTTCCGcccggattttttttttttttttttggggtgggggggggggaagggaaaAGGAAACCGggccgtttccatggtaataaAACGTGCTGTTTCCCACAATTGTTTCTAATAGTGGGGACCTGTGCCATCCGGTGTACCCCAGGGCACCAAGCTGGGTCCTTGGTTATTCGTTCTTATGATCAATGACCTCCGCCCCTCAGATGCACAAACATGGAAATATGTTGACGACACTACCCTTGCAGAAGTGATCCCGAAGGATGGTGTTAGTCACATCCAGAGTGCTGTGGATTCGGTCGTCCGCTGGTCGCGCAGTAACAAGCTCCAACTTAACGTTGACAAGTGCAAAGAATTAACGATTGACTTTAAGAGGATCAGACAGTCTTTTGTCCCCATATCGATCAATGACAAAGATCTAGATTATGTCACGGAAGTTAAGATTTTAGGCCTAAACATCTCAAATAACTTGCTGTGGAATGACCACATTTCTGACATGATTAAGAAAGCTAATAAGAGAATCTATTTTCTGATCTTACTTAAAAGAGCTAGAGTTCCATCAAATGATATTCTTAATTTCTATTGCACATGTGTAAGACCGGTTTTAGAGTACTGCGCGCCAGTTTTTCACCATAGCCTCCCTGCGTATCTATGCAACGACATCGAGCGTGTGCAGAGGCGCGCCTTATCTGTCATCGCACCAGCAAGTTCATACCACGAAACTCTATCTCGATTCAATCTATGCACGCTTAAAGAAAGACGCTCCGGATTGTGTGAGAAACTCTTCACCTCTATTAAGCTAGAtaaagagcataaacttcaCCACTTTCTTCCGGAGAAGAATTTGTCTACGTACAGTCTTAGGAAGCCGCGCCCTTTTAAGAATTTTAAGGCTCGTACAAAtcgttttaagaacactttctttcCAGCGATGACCATTATTTAGATTGCAATATTTTGGTATTTAGCTAGAAatagttttaatgataatttattttttactttttatttttattgttatttttttaacatgtaaataaatcatatcgattattatgtaaatttttacgCAATTCAGTCTGGTGACTGCCTTGTAAAATGCtgcaataaactatctatctatctatctatctctatcTGTAAAACCCCGACCGAAAACCACCAAACCAGAGTGCTCCATTTAGcttgagaattgcttgccatatgatgatgatgatgatgacaataataatataactGGTTGAGAAATATGTTGAGAAAATCCCAAATTCAGTAAATCAAGATACCATAAAATCTGAAGCTAGATTAGATCTCCACTTTGAAGCGGTTTGAGAACATACCGTAGCTTCATGCTTGCCGCAggttattttaaatgaaagcttCCTATCTGGTCCACAATGTGTAGTAAACTGAATTGGTGTTGGACAAATTCCTTGGTTTCTGAAAAAGTATCACATAAAAGTTTCAATGGATGACAGTCTAGTACATTTTAACAATGACAACAATAGCACTTAATGGGGAGTGGGAACCAACTTACAAAGACAGTTTTCAGTTATTAAGAGCCCTGGgacccatttttcaaaggttCCGAAACTTTAAAGGCCACTTTTCGGGTGTCGCAATTCCCTCTCTAtatcaagaacggagaggacttaaaatcgtcaaacttcgcagtcatattgctttttgtttccttgaaagcATGTTTAacgatcagctttccaaaacaagcggttgacagtttcacaaatgatTTTTTAGTTTTGGGACTTTTGGGCCCCTGGTTGATCCTTAAATCCTTAATCACGTCATAATAAAAGCAATTAATTTGAATAATTCAAATGATTTGTTGTAATGATGTTATCATAAAAAAACTGTTTAAAATTAGTTTTTCTATttaaaactgataaaaaattGGACCCTTTAAGTCAGCTGGAAGGCTATTCTATTCTTTTGCAGTTTGGCAAATGAATGTCTGTTTTCTCAAGGCCCCacttgtttgaagggtggatagcctATCCACTGgacaactcaattggttttgctagcgTTTATCCACAGGATAGCGTAATCCACCTTTTGAACTCAGGTCAGATGGATCGAGGAAAGATAGAGAGAAAAAGTACACCACCAACACCTCTACAAAATGTATACTGTCGTCTCCCAAATTGAGAAAATACAGTGACAGTGAGTCAAActtctattaagcggccacttatCCATTTCCCGGAATTTGCTTCCCATATTTACTATAAATTTGACCTCTAAACAGTCGCCTCTGCTCTGTTAAGGGGATGTGATCACCGCTTGAATTTCCCAAATgactaattttattgtaaatcacCTCTATTTAACGGCCACCTTATTACAAGATAACAATCAATAAAAGGCATATTTTTGTAAAGGAAGATAAGCTAAGCATGCCCAGTTTCTTTTGTAGCTCATCAAACACAATCTATGCATTGTCTGTGTAAAAATACACATCTCTGTGGTGGGTCAACCGTTGCACTTGTTGAATTCCTCTTTTACCAGTTTTCCTTGCAGCCAACCACAAGAAAAACTGTCACCTTCAAACTGATACTGGCATGCAAATACTGTTATGATATTTTGCATTACTTCTGGTATGAATGCACATAAAACAGATATGaaaggtttgagattttgctctGCCGTTTCAGGTGTGAAAACTTTTCCGGACTTTCGACAAATGGTCTCCTGGTCAATTTCTGCCATATTACGGGTTTGATTTTCggaaacctctattaagcggtcacCTGGCTATTTCCCATGGGTGActgcttaatagaggtttgacTGTAGCTAATCTAAAAATTACTCTTTCAACATCTTCTGCCCACTCACCTTTTCAAACACTCTTCTAGAATTTGTGATGGGTGTGGAAGAGTAGTTTTGGAACAAAATTCAGGGAGACGAGGATCCACAATGTCAACTTTGTCAAAGAACTGAAACCAATATTCACTGTTACATGAAATGTGTTTTAGATATTAAATTTTTAACCAAGAAGGCAGCCTTGATCAGTTTCTATTCAGTATTCAAAAAGTAAACTTCTGGTACAAATGAGGATTATGTATTTAGTGAAAGGGCATCAACTTCAAATAAAAAGGAAGTAATCATCTTCAGGAAGTAAGCCAAATAGCCTAGTGGTAGAGCAttgaaactacatgtagataAATAAAATTGATTATTGATTTATTATTTGAGGGGTGTAAGTTTGGCAACCGTTAACAGCCCTCAACTTATTTTAGAAGAGGCACAGTCGCGTATTGGTCAGCGCAAAAGGTTATCAACCCAAGGAAAGATTGCTGGTTTCAAGTGTGACATGGATATGGTGTTGTTTCCAGATTCAAAAATGGTCAGAtgttaggggtgcagggatggcacagtggtgagagaacttggctcccatcaatgtggcccgcGTTCGATTGCCAGACCctgtgtcatatgtgggttgagtttgttagttctctactctgcaccgagaggttttctccgggtactccggtctccactctcctcaaaaaccaacatttgacttgatttgcaataatattcattaatttcagtttacagtgtccccaattggtgctccagcactagaatgaCTAGATACTTacataaataaagttcctttccttttatcaaCAAGTATCAGCTTACATGCAACCACTAGTGAGTAACTTTATCTAGCGATACAGTTTCACAAACTGGTAttcaatgagagtttacatgtaCCTCTAATTCAGCTTCAGAAATCTGGTAATCCAGTGCTTTCTTGAATAGTCCAGGTACCAACACCTCTAGTGTGGATTCAGCAGCCACctgttttgctatttttttgttGGATCCTTTTCCAGAGCCATATACGATTCCATCTATCTGAACCTCAGCTAGAAATGGCATGTCAGCATTCTCACATTCACTACTCTGATAAACTGGTTTTGTTTTGAGAACTCGCTGACAATATTCATGCAGAATTGCCACTGGGGTTTTTCTACTGGCATTCAGCAAAAGGTCTTTTCCAGCCTGCTTTGCATTTTCTGCACTCTTTAATGCATATGGCTGACATTCTAACGATGCTGGTAGTTCAAGGCCATCTAAAGCTTGTGGCTCAATAATCACAGCATTCTTTTCTTGATCAGAGGTGAGAGATTGAAATTCCCATATTTTGGACAAATAAAAGCCAAGTTCTTTGACATCAACCAGTTCCAAGGCAGGTGACAGGGTGGATCTGCTTCCTTCTCCAACAGGTTTTTCAAGTTCttctgaaatattttttcctgaacTACCTTTCTCTCCAGTGCAACTTGCATCAAGATGCCATTGTGTAACACATACACTCCTATTTTCAACTAACACGTCCGTCTCTTTGACTCCATTTACCAATGGCACACTACCTTCTGGCATTACTCTACTTTGACTTGCTCCATTGTAAGTTTCATCCAGATTCAAGACCACATCAAGTCCATTTTTTCCACTTTCTTCTTGTGTGATATCATGGTTTTGAGTTCCTTGACTAGAATGATTCTCTCTCACATTCAATGCGTTTAAAATCGATGCCCCTTTAATAGAAAGTACAGTTGAAGAATCACCGCCTCTTGCTGCATTTAAGTGTTCTTTGTCTTTACACTCTCTTGCCAATCCTTTTTTCTGATGAAGGCATGGAATGGCAGCTAAAGGTACATCATGTTTCTGAAATTTTTAGAATTGAAACTTTTATATGCAACAACACTACTGCCATAGAGGGTAGCATTAAGGAGTTTTCTGTGATGGCCTTCAAATTATCAGCACAGTATGTGATTAGAAAACATTAGACAGATGATCAGTCATTGAACAAAGCAGTGTGATGTTTTATCAACTATTTAATTGACCTGTGACCCCTTAATGACCAATAATAACCTTAAAGGCCCACCATCAACAGGCAGgctttcgaccgtttgtttttgtcatggaaattcgcattgttTATCGTAGTGacctgattggatgaatttcagctttggttGGATTTTCCTTTAGGAAAAATTTTCCATGGCATGAAATGACTGTCGGTTGGAGGTGGgcctttaaccctttgacgcctgGACTGGCCAAAACCGGCCAACCCTGTGTAacatcagacgattttacttgtcaatggggaaccccccgCAGTCAATAGGTTAACTGATGGCCTACAAAATATCAGTATGACGCTTGACACTTACACCTCACATGCCACCCTTTGTTGCAGACTTTTACATTATTGATATCGGTTgaccatttaaggacggtgcctactattgttattgcgcatacgttctgcgcatttcgagatactcggatttcctatcggtgatgcttactaagacagggacatttttgcgcggtttaaaactatccggagaaagt includes these proteins:
- the LOC138047455 gene encoding microprocessor complex subunit DGCR8-like isoform X2; translated protein: MSAFGRIMANEATGHCTPDSTTVEFFETVEQFPPEAEAMPPPKERATMKRKSDEDLRNNEQKRRKGTEETTEEERRVIIMKGGLPQLSLPHGWIALNHRSGGLVYLHKPSRVCTWSRPYHIGVGSVRKHDVPLAAIPCLHQKKGLARECKDKEHLNAARGGDSSTVLSIKGASILNALNVRENHSSQGTQNHDITQEESGKNGLDVVLNLDETYNGASQSRVMPEGSVPLVNGVKETDVLVENRSVCVTQWHLDASCTGEKGSSGKNISEELEKPVGEGSRSTLSPALELVDVKELGFYLSKIWEFQSLTSDQEKNAVIIEPQALDGLELPASLECQPYALKSAENAKQAGKDLLLNASRKTPVAILHEYCQRVLKTKPVYQSSECENADMPFLAEVQIDGIVYGSGKGSNKKIAKQVAAESTLEVLVPGLFKKALDYQISEAELEFFDKVDIVDPRLPEFCSKTTLPHPSQILEECLKRNQGICPTPIQFTTHCGPDRKLSFKITCGKHEATGPCKNKRIGKQLASQQILKKLHPHLQKWGAVIRIYCDRPTGAIRKYKIDGSQYIKKDVHSGNAQIDNSLLERLKDEMRKLHVESTEKTGNDSQNSPEPVFTVDI
- the LOC138047455 gene encoding microprocessor complex subunit DGCR8-like isoform X1 yields the protein MQAQSKIGDLELVRIMANEATGHCTPDSTTVEFFETVEQFPPEAEAMPPPKERATMKRKSDEDLRNNEQKRRKGTEETTEEERRVIIMKGGLPQLSLPHGWIALNHRSGGLVYLHKPSRVCTWSRPYHIGVGSVRKHDVPLAAIPCLHQKKGLARECKDKEHLNAARGGDSSTVLSIKGASILNALNVRENHSSQGTQNHDITQEESGKNGLDVVLNLDETYNGASQSRVMPEGSVPLVNGVKETDVLVENRSVCVTQWHLDASCTGEKGSSGKNISEELEKPVGEGSRSTLSPALELVDVKELGFYLSKIWEFQSLTSDQEKNAVIIEPQALDGLELPASLECQPYALKSAENAKQAGKDLLLNASRKTPVAILHEYCQRVLKTKPVYQSSECENADMPFLAEVQIDGIVYGSGKGSNKKIAKQVAAESTLEVLVPGLFKKALDYQISEAELEFFDKVDIVDPRLPEFCSKTTLPHPSQILEECLKRNQGICPTPIQFTTHCGPDRKLSFKITCGKHEATGPCKNKRIGKQLASQQILKKLHPHLQKWGAVIRIYCDRPTGAIRKYKIDGSQYIKKDVHSGNAQIDNSLLERLKDEMRKLHVESTEKTGNDSQNSPEPVFTVDI
- the LOC138047455 gene encoding microprocessor complex subunit DGCR8-like isoform X3; its protein translation is MANEATGHCTPDSTTVEFFETVEQFPPEAEAMPPPKERATMKRKSDEDLRNNEQKRRKGTEETTEEERRVIIMKGGLPQLSLPHGWIALNHRSGGLVYLHKPSRVCTWSRPYHIGVGSVRKHDVPLAAIPCLHQKKGLARECKDKEHLNAARGGDSSTVLSIKGASILNALNVRENHSSQGTQNHDITQEESGKNGLDVVLNLDETYNGASQSRVMPEGSVPLVNGVKETDVLVENRSVCVTQWHLDASCTGEKGSSGKNISEELEKPVGEGSRSTLSPALELVDVKELGFYLSKIWEFQSLTSDQEKNAVIIEPQALDGLELPASLECQPYALKSAENAKQAGKDLLLNASRKTPVAILHEYCQRVLKTKPVYQSSECENADMPFLAEVQIDGIVYGSGKGSNKKIAKQVAAESTLEVLVPGLFKKALDYQISEAELEFFDKVDIVDPRLPEFCSKTTLPHPSQILEECLKRNQGICPTPIQFTTHCGPDRKLSFKITCGKHEATGPCKNKRIGKQLASQQILKKLHPHLQKWGAVIRIYCDRPTGAIRKYKIDGSQYIKKDVHSGNAQIDNSLLERLKDEMRKLHVESTEKTGNDSQNSPEPVFTVDI